The genomic DNA AATTGTAAAAATCAAGAAAAATGTAATAAAAATTTAACAATCATAATATATTTTCCTCAAAATAATCACAAATATCAGTGCAAGGACAAATTTCACACTGAGGAGACATCGGTTTACAAATATTTTGACCAAACTGAACCATCAAATCATTTAATTTAATCCATAAATCCTTAGGAGCTATTTTTGTAAGCTCAACTTCAGTTTCTTCAGGATCTTTAGTATCAACCAAACCTAACCTGTTGGAAATTCTGTGAACATGAGTATCTACCGGAATTGCTGGAAGCTCAAAAGCAAAAACCATTACACAATTTGCAGTTTTTCTGCCCACCCCTGGAAGTTTTAGCATTTCTTCAACAGTATTTGGAACTTCACCACCATATTGATCAATCAAAATCTGTGAAACTTCCTGAATTCTTGCAGCTTTTACATTATAAAAACCAGCAGGCCTTATTAATTCCTTTACATCATCAATTGGAGCTTCTGCAACTTCATAAATGTCTTTATATTTTGAAAATAAATTGTTGGTTGCTTGATCAGTATTTT from Methanobrevibacter sp. includes the following:
- the nth gene encoding endonuclease III, with amino-acid sequence MSKEERVIKLVEYLDDTFEIRTFQDHDPYRVLVRTILSQRTRDENTDQATNNLFSKYKDIYEVAEAPIDDVKELIRPAGFYNVKAARIQEVSQILIDQYGGEVPNTVEEMLKLPGVGRKTANCVMVFAFELPAIPVDTHVHRISNRLGLVDTKDPEETEVELTKIAPKDLWIKLNDLMVQFGQNICKPMSPQCEICPCTDICDYFEENIL